In the genome of Orcinus orca chromosome 13, mOrcOrc1.1, whole genome shotgun sequence, the window CTGACCTCACGTTAGAACAACTTAATGTGATGTCCTGCCAGAAACCACCAACTCTGGATAAGAAAACCTCagcgatatcatatgatctttgtctttatggtatcgcttatatgtggaatctaaaaaaaaaggtacaaatgaacttatttaccaaagaGAAGTAGAGccatggatgtagaaaacaaacttatggtcaccaggggataaaggggggagggataaattgagagaatggggttgacatacacacactactatatataaaacagataatcaacaaggacctacttactgtatagcacagggaactctactcaatactctataatggcctatatgggaaaagaatctaaaacagaggggatatatgtatatgtatagctgattcactttgctgtagacctgaaattaacacaacattgtaaatcaactatacttcaattaaaatttaaggaaaaaaagaaagcaaagaaaagctCAGTATTCAGACTTCAGATGCAGTTAGCGTTCAGGCCCTGAGCGCTTTGCCCAAGCACAGGGCAGGCGCCGCCGACTCCACGACCTGCTGCCGCCATCAGGGGGCCAGtttccaccaccaccacatcTGCCCCCCTCTCTGAAGGGGAAAATCACTTCTGGGGCCTCGAGCTCCTCCCAGATCAGTCAACAGGAACCTTGACTATGCACTTACTTATTGTGGTATCAACCTTCTCAGAAGACAACAATTACAGTACGTAGCACGAGCTTACCAGTCTTACAGGTTgcgtttaaaaaattaaactgggACTtacctgtggcacagtggttaagaatccgcctgccaatgcaggggacacgggttcgttccctgatccaggaaggtcccacatgccatagagcaactaagcccgtgtgccacaactactgagcccgtgtgccacaactactgaagcctgcacgcctagagcccgtgctctgcaacaagagaagccaccacaatgagaagcccacgcactgcaacgaagagtagcccccgctcgccgcagctacagaaagcccacgtgcagcaacgaagacccaatgtagccaaaaaagaaaaaagaattaaaaagtaagCTGAAGTCTGCAGGAACCAGTACAAAGGAAATTACACTGGACTCGATCTTCAAAACTCTCCTTTCGGGGGGACTCACTCTGGAAGGTGTATTTGCAGGGATCGACAACATCGGTTTAGTAGTACCtccacaatgaaaacacaaaaaggcTAATTCGCGAGACACAGCCCGGTTCCCCCAGACGGGCTCGGCCATGCACCTGAAACACAGACCTCCGAACCTGTGCTGGAAACCAGTCTGCTCCAGGTCGAGAGGCCTCATGCCGCCGACTCTGCTCACACACAAACTCCTCTCTCTCGACAACTGTCTTTTCCGTTTCTGTTCTCTTCCTCAGTGCTTTAAAAGCTTTTCAGAAATAAACTCAGTGGTGCCTGAGGCAGAGATGTACTGAGGATTACACGgcttaaaaagcaaaaccaaccaaccaacaaaaggCTGTGTCAGAACCCGGGTGCCCGCCTTGCCGAGAACATCTGATGTGTCTCAGACCCAGAGAGGAAACAAGGTCAGCCGCCAGGGCTGAGACGGGGTCATTAACGGGGAAACCAGGGGAGAGAATGACATTTGAGTCTGCACGACAGAACAGGGGTGATCTCAGTCAAGAGGCAGCAAACCTTCAGAAGCTAACAACACACTGTACTTACCGTGCCACCTGCAAGAACGCACCTCCCGGAGGAGAGGTGCAGCTAAGGCCGGGCAGTCCAGGCGGATTTCAGCCCACGGCAGAGCGGGGGGTCTCAGAACACAGACCAACTGTGTTCATCCCTCTTAACATGAGCCCCAAATACCCTTGCTGCTTGAGGCCATTCACACACCTGAGAAGGGAATGGCACACGaacgtacacacatacatactctcCGCTTCCTTCGAGCGTTCCACTCAACGCGGACTCTCTGTCCCTGATGAGCAAGCCGCCCTGCGCGCcccgcgcacacacgcacacgtgtacacatcacacacacagacccgcacacacgtgcacacacacgggCACACCCCTCTGCCCCCCCAACCCCGCACTCACCGAGGACTCGCTGTCGCGGACGAGGAAGTCGCCCTGCACGCCCCGCGCGTTGAGCGCACACTCGGCCTGGTGGCGCGTCACGTTCCCGTAGTACCACTCGCGGCCCGCGAACCGGCCGGCGCGCGCAGGCCCCGCGGGGCCAGAGCCGGCGTGCAGGGCCGGGCCCTCGCTCAGCACCACCACGTAGTTCTTGGGCACCAGGCCGACCTGGCCACGCGCGTTGCGGCAGCGCCACCACTCGGGGTCGTTCTCGGGCTTCTCGATCACCTCCATGGTCTCGCCCTTGTCGAAGTTGAGCTCCTCCTCGGTGACCGAGCTGAAGGGATACAGCGTCTGCACCACGTGCAGGACCCGCGCGCCCTGGCCGTTGCTGAGCGCGGCGCTGGGCCGCAGGCTCGGGCCCCCGGGCGCGTCGGCGGCCGCCTCGTCCAGCTCCTCCAGCACGTAGTTGGATGGGAACCAGCCCACCTGCCCGTTGTAGCTGCCCCGCCACCAGCCGTCGCTGCACTTCTCCATGACGGTGACGCGCGAGCCCTTCACCAGCGACAGCTCGTCCTCGCGCTCGGCCGCGTACGCGAACTTGACCACGGCCGGGATGCTGAGGTCGTAGATGCGGTCGGCGCCGCCTCCGTTGGCGGGGAACTCCGCGTCCATGCTGGGTGTGGGCGATGCATCTCGGGCGCTTGTCTTCCTGCGGGTCCTGCCGAGGCCTGCGGAGACACGGCAAAGCTCAGTGCGGGGACAGGGCTCAGCGCGTGGGGACCCGGCATGGGCTCCACGCGGGCACGGGGCTCAGCGTCCGGCGACCCGACAAGGGCTCAGGGCGGGGCCTGGTCCAAGAGGCAGCACCTGCACCTGATATAGGACGGACTGGGTCCCATGGCTGGCGACCAGCCACTCACCAGCAGAGAAGGTGACAGTGGCTAAATGCCTAAAAGCTGGTTATTACCAAAACCGATCTCTCTGCTTTCCTCAAAAACCTGCTAGAGCACCAGCAAACCAAGAGGATAGAACAGTGTAAAGTCTGAAAATGATGAGAGCATCCC includes:
- the NCK2 gene encoding cytoplasmic protein NCK2, producing MTEEVIVIAKWDYTAQQDQELDIKKNERLWLLDDSKTWWRVRNAANRTGYVPSNYVERKNSLKKGSLVKNLKDTLGLGRTRRKTSARDASPTPSMDAEFPANGGGADRIYDLSIPAVVKFAYAAEREDELSLVKGSRVTVMEKCSDGWWRGSYNGQVGWFPSNYVLEELDEAAADAPGGPSLRPSAALSNGQGARVLHVVQTLYPFSSVTEEELNFDKGETMEVIEKPENDPEWWRCRNARGQVGLVPKNYVVVLSEGPALHAGSGPAGPARAGRFAGREWYYGNVTRHQAECALNARGVQGDFLVRDSESSPSDFSVSLKASGKNKHFKVQLVDNVYCIGQRRFHTMDELVDHYKKAPIFTSEHGEKLYLVRALQ